Genomic DNA from Thermotoga petrophila RKU-1:
GATTTCTCTTTCCCTTGATACTCCTCCCATCAGGAGAGCCACTCTCACTGTCTTTCCTCCCCAGGAATATTTTTCCATCGTCTATGACTGCAATTTCATCGTTTCTCACGCTTCTGGTGCTACCACACTCACATTTCAAATAGAAGCCGTATTTCCCAAAAGAGAGTCTCATTTCTTTTCCACACGAACATTTCTGGTTCGTTGGAAAATCGATCACAATCCTGTCGTTCCTATCGAACACACTGGAAAAGGATTGATAAAACTCTTGCAAGACGATCTTGTCTGTCTTCTTGCCCTGTTCGACTTCATCGAGATCCTTCTCCATCTCAGCCGTGAAAGAAACGCTAACAACGTCGGAGTACTTTTTCTCCAGATAATCCATGACAACACTTCCAACGACAGTAGGATAGAGATAACCTCTGATCTTCTTTATGTAACCCCTATTCAACAGGAGCTTTATCGTGGATGCGTAGGTGCTGGGACGACCTATACCAAGCCTTTCCATTTCCTTCACGAGTGAACCTTCAGTGTACCTTGGTTTTGGTTTGGTTTCCTGTTCTTCTATTTCTACAACCACCGGTTTCACAGATTCTCCTTCTTCGAAAGGAAACTCCCCTGTGTTTCTTTCCGTCGTCCACACCTTTTCGTATCCATCGAAAATCTTTTTCAACACCGTTCCTTTGAATCTGTACTTTCCGTCTTTTGTTCTCAGGACAAAGCGAGTTTCTTCGTATTGAGAAGGCTTCATCTGAGAAGCGAGAAATCTCTTCCATATCAACTCGTAGAGTTTTTTCTGGTCAGGATTCAGGTATTTCCCCGCTTCCTCGGGTGTCATGAAAACGTTCGTGGGACGAATCGCTTCGTGCGCATCCTGTATTTTTGTGTTGCCTTTTCTCTTTGCTCCTTTCGCACCAACATAATCCTCTCCAAAGACTTCTGTTATCAGATTCCTGGCTTCATCTTTCGCGTAATCCGATACACGCGTTGAATCTGTTCTCATATAGGTTATGAACGCGATATGCCCATCTTTCGTTTCTACACCTTCATACAACTGCTGGGCGATCATCATGGTTTTGGAAACGGAGAAACCCAGTTTGGAATACGCCTCCTGCTGGAGGGTACTGGTTTTGAAGGGTTCTGGAGGTGAAAAGTTTTTCAAAGAAACCTCTTTCTCCTCTACGACGAGTTCGTCTATACTCTTGATCTCTTTCAACGTTTCAGAGTCGAAAAACTTCTTTTCTTTCACATCTATTTCTGCCGTGAGACCATCGAATTTGACGGTGATCTTGTGGTACTTCTTTGGTACAAACCTGAGGATTTCTCTCTCTCTATCACAAACGAGCTTCAGTGTAGCCGATTGGACCCTGCCAGCGCTCAGGTTGGTTTTAAAATTTCTCCAGAGTACCGGACTCAGAGAATAACCAACGATCCTATCCAGAATTCTCCTTGCAAGCTGTGCTCGAACTTTCTTCATGTCAATTTCTCGAGGATTTTTAACGGCTTCTCTTATCACGCGAGGAGTGATCTCAGAGAACACAATTCTGTTCTTCTTCCCAAGAGTGTTCGTCACTCTGGCTATGTGCCAGGCTATAGCTTCTCCTTCCCTATCCATATCAGAAGCGATGAGCAGTTCTCCCTTTTTTGCAAGATCTTTCAGCTTTTCGACCACTTTTTCTTTCCCTTTTATTACCACGAATTCCGGTTCGAAATCCTTTTCCAGATCTATCCCAAATTTACTTTTGGGAAGATCTATGATATGACCCATCGAAGCGAAGACTTCGTATTCGTTTCCAAGAATACTCTTGATCGTCTTCGCCTTGGCAGGAGACTCAACGACGATGTATTTCTTCACTTTCCTATTCATCAGTTACTTCACCTCTTAAAAAGATTCTCCTTCCCAGATTCTTATCGTACTCTGTCCATCCCTGATCCGTTTCGGAACTTTCAATAACCTCAATGAATCGAGCTATCTTGGAATCCAAGTTCTCAACGTGGTGAACTATTAAAGCCTCTATCGTTTTTGGAACCACGGGTGATCCCCACTCGAGTTCTCCATGGTGAGAAAGGATTATGTGCTCCAACTCGAGGATCTTGTGTTCTGGAATAGACAACTTTTTCCCCATTTCGCTGATCATAGCCGCCCCTATCGCTATATGCCCCTTCAACTCCCCTTCAGTGGTCACTTCGATCCCGGATTCTGTGATCTTGTACTCTTCCACCTTCCCAACATCATGAAGAAGGGCTCCAGTTATGAGAAGATCTCTATCGAGAGAGTAATATTTGCTGATCTCTCTGCAGATCTCAGCGACCGTGACACTGTGTTCCAGAAGACCGCCTATGTAGGCGTGATGAACTCTCATACCCGCCGGTGATCTGAAGAATTTTTCAGAGAACTCTTTATCTTCAAAGAAAGCCTTCAAGAGTTTTTTGTAGTGCTGATCTTTTACTTGATCCAAAAGAACAAAAAGTTTTTTCTTCAAAACCTCCAGGTCTTTCTTCGACTGTGCGACGAATTTTGTGTAATCGTACTCGTCGTTCTTCAGGATCTTTATAGCACCGTAATCGTTATCCACGTTTATCTGTATTCTGTTCTCAAAAAATACCACTCTGCCTTTCACCCTGACGACGGTCCCTTCTTTCAAGCGTTGATCGTTGAGCTCAGCATTGTACCAGTCTACAGCCCTGACGGTTCCCGTCCTGTCTTCCAGCGTCATGATCAGGAATTTCTTACTGTCTTTCGTCTCCTGGAGTTTTTTACTCCTAACCTTCAGGATGATTTCAACGCTGTCGTTGATACGACTCTTCAAATCCTGAACAAACAGTTCCTGTTTTAACAGATCTCTTGGCATCAAATCACCGAGCTTCAAAACAACCACTTCCCTTCTCGTCAATCAATTTCTTC
This window encodes:
- the topA gene encoding type I DNA topoisomerase, whose product is MNRKVKKYIVVESPAKAKTIKSILGNEYEVFASMGHIIDLPKSKFGIDLEKDFEPEFVVIKGKEKVVEKLKDLAKKGELLIASDMDREGEAIAWHIARVTNTLGKKNRIVFSEITPRVIREAVKNPREIDMKKVRAQLARRILDRIVGYSLSPVLWRNFKTNLSAGRVQSATLKLVCDREREILRFVPKKYHKITVKFDGLTAEIDVKEKKFFDSETLKEIKSIDELVVEEKEVSLKNFSPPEPFKTSTLQQEAYSKLGFSVSKTMMIAQQLYEGVETKDGHIAFITYMRTDSTRVSDYAKDEARNLITEVFGEDYVGAKGAKRKGNTKIQDAHEAIRPTNVFMTPEEAGKYLNPDQKKLYELIWKRFLASQMKPSQYEETRFVLRTKDGKYRFKGTVLKKIFDGYEKVWTTERNTGEFPFEEGESVKPVVVEIEEQETKPKPRYTEGSLVKEMERLGIGRPSTYASTIKLLLNRGYIKKIRGYLYPTVVGSVVMDYLEKKYSDVVSVSFTAEMEKDLDEVEQGKKTDKIVLQEFYQSFSSVFDRNDRIVIDFPTNQKCSCGKEMRLSFGKYGFYLKCECGSTRSVRNDEIAVIDDGKIFLGRKDSESGSPDGRSIKGKRNLPEKRRKGKKSS
- a CDS encoding 3'-5' exoribonuclease YhaM family protein codes for the protein MKLGDLMPRDLLKQELFVQDLKSRINDSVEIILKVRSKKLQETKDSKKFLIMTLEDRTGTVRAVDWYNAELNDQRLKEGTVVRVKGRVVFFENRIQINVDNDYGAIKILKNDEYDYTKFVAQSKKDLEVLKKKLFVLLDQVKDQHYKKLLKAFFEDKEFSEKFFRSPAGMRVHHAYIGGLLEHSVTVAEICREISKYYSLDRDLLITGALLHDVGKVEEYKITESGIEVTTEGELKGHIAIGAAMISEMGKKLSIPEHKILELEHIILSHHGELEWGSPVVPKTIEALIVHHVENLDSKIARFIEVIESSETDQGWTEYDKNLGRRIFLRGEVTDE